In Desulfovermiculus halophilus DSM 18834, the DNA window TTGTATTCCATGAAGGCACCAAGGGTCGCCCCTACCGCCGGTCCGTGGTGGATCTCCGGCTTGATGCCGCCCAGGGTCTGAGTCAGGGCGTGAACTGCTCCCGCACTCTCCGTGCCGTAGGAGATGCCGGCCAAATGAGCGGCCATGGCCATATAGTACCTGGCTTCCATGTCCTGCCCATTGCCCACGGCCCGGCGCAGATACTTGCCGCAGTACTCAATGGCCAGCAGGGCTACGGCGTCGGTGTGCGGCTGTGAGAAGTGGCAGGTATAGCACTCAATGGCATGGCACAAGGCGTCCATGCCGGTTCCCGCGGTCACGTGCGGGGGCATGGTCATGTGCAGCTCCGGGTCCACAATGGCAATGTGCGGGGACATCAGCGGGCCGCCCACATTGAACTTGAACTTGCGGTCCGGATCGGTGATCACGGCCCATACAGTGATCTCACTGCCGGTTCCGGCTGTGGTCGGAATGGTGATCAGGGGGGCGATGCGCCGTTCCAGATCCCGCTTAGCCGCTTCCCAGTACAAGACGTCGCCCTCATGGGTCGCTTCCACGCCCACCCCTTTGGCCGTGTCCATGGAGCTTCCGCCGCCCAGGCCGATCAGGCCGTCGCATCCTTCTTTTTCGTACTGTTTGCTGGCGTCGCCCACAGTGGAAACGTAGGGATTGGGCACCACCTGATCGAAGACGCCGTAGGGAATGGACGCATCTTCCAAAACCTTGGTCACCCGGTCCAAAAGGCCGGCTCCGACCACGCCCGGGTCGGTCACGATCAATGGCTTCTTGACCCCCAGCTCACGCAGGGAATCGGGCAGGGAAGCCAGGGCCCCCACACCGTGTTTGGCCTTGGTTGCGCACTGGAATTCTCTGAGATTGTAATAGTTGTCCATGTCGGATCTCCTTTGTTTTGTTGGGTTATCGGTTAATCGATGTAAGATGTCGGATTGATTATGAACGAAATCTTTTCTCCAACTCAGCGATACAGGCTGACTCTTCTCTGATACGAGTATTAACTGCTCTTTTCAAACTTCGGCAGATCCTGCACCCCGACTTTTTTCAGGGTTTCTTCCGTCGGGCGACCGGCCTGGTCCCAGCCCCGCAAGGAGTAATAGTCCTTGAGCATAAAGGCCATGTCCTGGGCAGAGAAGCGGTGTCCCTTGTTTGGCCCGCTGGGAAGGGGGTCCTGCATGAATCGTTTGGGCAGGGTGTCATCTGCTGGATTCAGGCCTTCCCGGAGGTTGAAGTTCCGGGTCAGGTTCCAGATTCGTTCCCCGAGGCGGTCGAATTCGTCGGCTGTATGTCTCTCCCCAGTGGCTGCGCTGAGCAGTGCGGCGTATGTTTCCGGCTGAACCCCGAAGCCACCGAAATCGCATTTGACCAGGGCATCGGTCCCGGCCAGATAGTTCTGCATCTGGATGAGCATATCGGCCTTGCCTTCCACGGCCAGGGCCTGGACCGGCTTGCCTTCCCATTCTCCCCCGGTCACTTCCAAAGGAGCGGGCAGCCCGCGCTGGTGACAGCCTCCGCGGTCTGCGGTCATGAAGGCCAAGCCGGTTCCGGCTGCACCCCGGGGGCCCCAGGCGGGTGATTCCAGGCCTTTGACGTGCTGGGCAAAGGCTGATGCATCTCCGCCCAAGGCCGCAGCCGCTCGTTTGACACCCTGAGCCAGGAGTTTACCCAGATCGTTGTCCACAAAAGCGATGGACCGGATCAGGTACTCGGCCGCCTGGACGTTGCCGAACTCCAGGCTGATCCCGTCCGGGGATTCGAGAAGTCCTCGTTCCCCGGCCTCCATGGCAAAGCCGATCACTCCGCCGGTGGACATGCTGTCCATGCCGAACCGGTCACAGAGCTTGACCAGGTGGGCCACGGCCCGGACATCGGAAATGCCCAGATTCGAGCCCATCAGGGCTGCGGACTCGTATTCCACGATGTCGGTGATAAACCCGGCGTATTTCCCGGTACGCACCGCGCCCATCTTGCTGCACCGGATGGGGCAGCCCAGGCAGGCGGCGCTGTTCAGCCA includes these proteins:
- a CDS encoding iron-containing alcohol dehydrogenase, with the translated sequence MDNYYNLREFQCATKAKHGVGALASLPDSLRELGVKKPLIVTDPGVVGAGLLDRVTKVLEDASIPYGVFDQVVPNPYVSTVGDASKQYEKEGCDGLIGLGGGSSMDTAKGVGVEATHEGDVLYWEAAKRDLERRIAPLITIPTTAGTGSEITVWAVITDPDRKFKFNVGGPLMSPHIAIVDPELHMTMPPHVTAGTGMDALCHAIECYTCHFSQPHTDAVALLAIEYCGKYLRRAVGNGQDMEARYYMAMAAHLAGISYGTESAGAVHALTQTLGGIKPEIHHGPAVGATLGAFMEYNWIGRPQKFRRVAEALGVETTGLSDREACLLGAQAVYDLAEDTGIPSLAELGVKEDDIPKLAKEAYGDPQTPGNPRDIDIQGYEWMYKRCLGCL
- a CDS encoding aldehyde ferredoxin oxidoreductase family protein; translation: MPKAWMGKFLFVDLGSGSSWTQEVPDWMRSKLMGGKAFGAKLLTDLTPAGCDPFAPENPLMIMTGPLTGTSAPSMRGCVVTKSPLTGTFLDSYFGGYFSPEVKYAGYDGIIILGQAQEPVYLWIDDDRVEVRPAAHLWGQDALEANAAVKSELNDETVKILSIGPAGENRVLYSLISCEYNRQAGRGGAGAVMGSKHLKAIAVRGTNTVTIHDPEAFRAAVIQANADLEKSEDVQAMRDGGTAPAVDFANETGLLPSRNFQDGSFEKASNLSDIGQSKHLWLNSAACLGCPIRCSKMGAVRTGKYAGFITDIVEYESAALMGSNLGISDVRAVAHLVKLCDRFGMDSMSTGGVIGFAMEAGERGLLESPDGISLEFGNVQAAEYLIRSIAFVDNDLGKLLAQGVKRAAAALGGDASAFAQHVKGLESPAWGPRGAAGTGLAFMTADRGGCHQRGLPAPLEVTGGEWEGKPVQALAVEGKADMLIQMQNYLAGTDALVKCDFGGFGVQPETYAALLSAATGERHTADEFDRLGERIWNLTRNFNLREGLNPADDTLPKRFMQDPLPSGPNKGHRFSAQDMAFMLKDYYSLRGWDQAGRPTEETLKKVGVQDLPKFEKSS